The sequence below is a genomic window from Lolium perenne isolate Kyuss_39 chromosome 7, Kyuss_2.0, whole genome shotgun sequence.
CGGCcaccaatctagaagcaccattatATTGTCTGCACACCATATACATCATCGGCGGGAGTAGTGGTGCTACCTcgagtaggggtgttacctccatatgagggccccgaacctgggtatgtCGCCATGTCGCCCGTGCTCATACCCGCCTCCAGAATCCGCCGTAGGCCACAAGGCCTCAACCACTCGACTCAAGCCACCACATGGTATATACCGTGACGAAACCACGACAGAGAGAGCAGTGTGGGACACGAACGAGGGGAAgggatgggagagagacacggcaTACGAAATGCGAGGGTAAAACAGGAAACTCCAGAAAATTCATTAACGCGACAGAAACGTGGAATGCTTAAACGACTTATAAAAGTGACACCACGACTTATAAAAGTGAACGGAGGGAGTGTATGAAATCATGTCTTTGTACCTCAAATCTATATGAAAACTACTTTCACATTatatgaagcttatgaaaatcatGAATGTATTCATCGAGAAAAGAAGTCACTTGCTCAGAAGCATGCTTTTTTCTCTAAGCTTAAGCACTATTGGCCAGAATGATGACGTTAATGTTATAAACAGTTGTCTTATATTGTATATTGATGGATAAACACGTCATGTGATGGAAGAATGAGCTGTACTGCAAGAAGCGTATGTTGTTACAAGCACCACCTTGTGAAGATTTCATCAATTGCCCAGATAATTCAACCCAAACTAAAATTGAATTGTACACATTGGAGATGGATaccagattttttttaaaattgcaTGTTCGCAAAGCATAAGACTACAGGAACTCCTGCGCAGCAAGGAAAGCACAGCTGCCTCGCCTAATAGATGCTAACTATACTCTACAAATAATGCCACTTGTCTCAGTAACTTATGACTCGCTTTGATCATTTTAATCCTCTGGTGCAACATCAACTGGAAAAATTCTCAGCTCACATACTGCAAAGCAGCCTCCAAATAATAACATGCCGGCCTGAATCAGTCACTCGTTCTGCAAGAAAGTGGTGATCATAGTTAGAATGACTAGGCCGCAGATGCTAATATTACAGAACCATAGCACTATGCCACAACATATCCAATCTCAGTACACAGTATTGATATGTATACACATCCTTTGCAGGATACCCTACTGCTGCACATTAGTAAGTTTTTTACCAGAATCAGCATGTTTCAAGGAGAATTAAGAAAAAGATCATTTAATAAATAGATCAGAAAAATTCCAATAAAACAATTCTCATCAGAAACATATGAAAGTCGTGCAATACCTTTGCCTTTTAGAATTAGGCCCATCGATTGGGTCACggttatgttgatgtgaatttccggAATCACTTGGCCCATCCCTTGCACTGTTTAAGCTCTCAGACACAGTCTGCATCCAGTACTGACGTTACCATCCATCAAAAGATAACTGTATATTAAGTAAAAAGAATTTCATTTACCTGTGGAGGGGTACCGCTGCTGTCTACTGGGGTGCTCTGAGGTTGATTTTCTGCTTGGGAGATAAACGGCATAATTTCCCGGACCAAATTAGCAAAGCGCATCCCCTCGTCGCTGACCCCTGACACTTCAGGAGCTGTGTGGTTTCTAGCATGTATCGGCTCAGCAGACACTACTGGTACATGCTGACTTGTGCCATTTGCTCGGGGATTTTCTCCAGAAAATAGTGATCCAATCCACTGGAGACTGTCCATCAACTGAGAAAAAGGACCCTGGCTGTTTTGCTGTCCATGGGAGGCCTGAGAGATGTTCCCCACATTGACATCAACCTGAGGTCCCAGATTACCTAAAACAAGAACAATTCATCATGAAAACAGCAAGAGGACGAAGCATTTTTCTTTCAGAACACCAAAAGGTCAACTTGTGGACCAGAATACCATAAACCAAAGAATGAATAATCATCAAAGAAAAGCATGCATACATTGAAGCAACCGTCTAGAAAACAAACTATGGCTCACGCAACATACTGAGAACTCAGCTATAAACTATGTAGGCAGCCAGATTTGTCAGATATGGTCTTTCCCCATATCCTAGCCAGCTTATTTTTTTGTCAAAATCGGTTACGAAATTTGATGCCAAAACTTGTTGACCTGGCATAGCAAACAGTTTAACCAAACCAGCACACATGTGATGTCAAAACAATGGAAATTAGGTACAGATTTCCCGTGACCACTTGTCCCATCAACAGGATACCCAAAATATCCCTTTACATTCTCCCAATTCAACCCACTGCTGCGCCAGAGCCATCCTAGCAAGTGACAAGGGGATGAGAGACTGACCCCTTGGCTGCATCAGTGAAAAGACACAGTAAAGGCAACAACGAGAAGATAAGACAGTGGAGGCACAGTACCAACAAGCATCTTAGCAGTGTGCATCTTCAGTATCATCCCTTGACGAAATTGACAGGATACAGATTCAGGATTGGATTAGTTGTGAGCTACCAAACCAGATTGTACTTCTAGTAGAAACTTCATGTTTAAAAACGAATGCAATATAATTAAAAAGGAAGAAAGCAATACAGATGAAGCGAGGAAACTCATTCACCTGATTCATGAGCTTCAGATGGTTGAGGATTCAGTTGCAGATTAGCATGGGTGTCACTATTGTCAGGTACATTTGGAGTTTGACCATTTCGTGCATCACTACCATTAGTatttactctttgttgaattctgGTGACAACTGGATAGATAACACCAACTCCTCCACTAGAAGAACCTGATGGAGGGCGACTGATGCCAGCAGGCACAGCAACAACTGTTCTAAGTGGAACCAGTCTAACTCCAGACCCAACAGCAAAAGGAGCACCACCTGCAACTCGTGCAAATGCTTCCCTAACGTTTGAATGCAAAGCATTGCCAGTTCTATCTGTATTTTCTTGTGCTGGCTGTGCCCCAACCGCTGCAACTCGTGCAAATGCTTCCCTAACGTTTGAATGTGAACCATTGCCAGTTCTATCTGTATTTTCTTGTGCTGGCTGTGCCCCAACCGATTCACTTGGGTCAGTACTGGCTACAGGCACAGACCCACCTAAGAACCAAAGAAGACTGGCATTTAACCATAATCATCAACCAAAGTAGCAGCAGAAGAAGAAAAACGAACACATCAGGCAGTCATCTAGATGCATCAATTATTTATTTAGACCCATACAAGAATGCGCAAAAGGGAAAACTACTtaaatgtgtgtgtgtgtgtggtggtggtggtggggggggggggggaatcaaAAGACCATACGAACAAATAACCTCATCTTCTGATTCGATTCTATGACTGGCTCACTAACTTTCAACCTGTACCCAACCCTGCATGTTTGAATCAAAAGCCCACACGAACAAATAATCATCTCCTGATTTGATTTTTATGATCCAATGCTCACTAACTTTAACCTGTACCAAACCCTGCATGATCTGATTGATTTAATACGCCAGATAAGACATCAGATCTAAACCATCCCCAATCTGCAATTACAAACTGGCGGGCAATTTCAAACCATTATCTGGTAGAGGTTTACACAAACCAAACTTACAAATGGGACATTCACCCTATGTGTTCTGATTTACTTGGTCTGCTAAATTAGGACTCCAGTTTAAACAATAACACTGCTTGACTCTTACAACTCGTGTTTCCGCCATTGACTGTAATTTCAAGATAAGATAGCTGAACAGACCTTCAATACATACCACAGATAAAATTTGGGCATGTGGAACAAAAATTTGTTTCAGATGGATAGAGGCAACAATACAAAATTCATGTGCCGATAACACCCCAAGAGCAAACTCAACGAATAAAGGAATAAAGCTTTACTCACTTGCACGGACATGGATATCAGCACCTCTTGGCTGCAGAACAGAGCCTTGCGAGCCAAGACTAGAAAACACTGGACCCATTTGGACAGATCTTGGTCCTGGAAAAAATGGAACAGGCTGGACAAAATTGAGTTAGCAAATGCATAAACAAGACAAGAGCCTTATCAACCaattaattctaaactaaaatttatATAACTTACAGGAACCATAAGAGGGTTTGGCCCAGATGGAGATATAAAAACAGCAGGTCCAGAATTTATGACAGCTTCTGACTGAAAATAACAAATAGGTCAGTGCAGATGTACAAATACAAAATCAAATTCCAATCTGGAATGAGGTAATACGGTTGTCACAGAAACCTACAGGCACAGGGTTGATACGAAGCATCATTGTTGTGCGACCAAGTTCTAGAAGCAATGAACCAAGATTCTGGAGGAGAACACCATGTCTCATTGCACTTTGTTGAATGTTACTCCGTGTTGCAGAGTCAGTTACATTCCCAAGATCTTCCAATTGCGTCGAGAGTTGCTGCAGAGATAATATGATTTTAAATTACGGACTTGTAAACACAGGCAAGTCATAAAAGATCAATAGTTACAGCTAATGGTGGACATAAAAAACTGAAACAAACCACAACTAATTTCGGTTGGTAAATGTGATAAACCAATTTTAAAAAGGTTAATCCAGTTTTGATCATTGGTTGACCAAAAAGACCATACAAACCGAGATATAGACGAGAAAGTCAGAACACTTCAGTCAAGCTGTCCACTACCGTGTGTTGGTACCAGGCCAGTCCCCCATATGCACGTAAACACATGTCTCCAAATTCTCCTAGCAACCCCATGCTCTTACACAACTAACACATGTATCTCATCCATTTCAGCAAAAATTTCAATGCATAATTATGTTACTATGTGTCTATTGAAGAGATAAGCAGCATGCATTCTTTATTTCTTTTTTCCTACAAATGCTTTTCACGTTGCATCAGCTAGACATGTACATCCACATATGGCCGGTTTCAGGAGCAGTGACACGTGTGTGTCTGACTGGCTCTATGTCTACATGGTGTATATACTTGTTCTGGTCAATGTGGTGGTCTAGCTGCCAGCATGTCACCATACCAACGCTTGTTCCACTGCTGTTATATCCTGTCATTCTATGTTCGGTCAATTCGGTTTAAAACCAAACACCGAACCAAACTGTCGGTTAACCGAACTATCGGCTAACTAGAAAACCGATATAATTTCTGATGCCATTTCTTATTGACTATTAAACCTAAAACATCTTTGGTCTTTGTCTAGCTTATTTATCCACTTCAAAAGAAAATCAAGTACACCAACATTGCATCATTCAAATAGCTTATACTACTACGTACTTTAATTACGAAATATCTGAGGTTTACTACCACTAAGGATTAGGTAAAGAACAAAATATACAGCATTCTGAACACAATAAGAATAAACAAAAAATAGCTTGCACCATTTATGAAGTGGCCAAAGTGCTTTtgtcaacaacaacaaaaagtGGCTAAAGTGCTAAAGACTATCATCATTGAATTAGCTATTTGAAACCCAGAATGAAACATGTGACTTACAGATAGCAATGCTCCAGCCAGATCAACAAGTTGTCTAGTCGACTGCATGTTTTCAGCTAGCGATGCTGCAGTAGGAAGTCCATGCTGTGCAGAAACTGAATCAGGCTGGTTTTGCTGATTTTGATTGCCACCTACATGAGCTCTTTGCATAGTTCTAGGCTCACTGTTATCCACAGTTTGTGCTGCAGAAGAGAAAAATGGAGGAAAATCTTCACAGAACAAACTACAGAATAGATTTTACTTGCAGAACTGGAGCACAGTCAAACCATTTCCATTGAAGCCTTCGCTCCTAAAGGAATCCCTCATAAAGTTAATGTACTGAGAAATAGTGGTCAAGGAATCAGGGATAACCTGCGaaagatgaaaatgttaggcacTACATCCTAAAATTTCACCATGTGACAtatgacgatgtttaaaagaccaGGCAAAGATTCACATTTGGCTGTGATGATCCAAGTGCCGCTTCAGGGAAAAGCAGAGAAGGCTGCTGCTGATCCAGCTCAGCCCTGAGACCATGTAGGAATGAAGATTGTGTAGGTTCTGAAGGTCTGGTATCAGAAGGTGCTGATCCACCCTGGCATTAGAACAGTTGATCTTAAACAAAGTTCATGAAGTTCCCATCAAAAGAAGTACTTCAAGAATGCTGGATTACCAAAGCTAGTGGGCTCGTCAACATGCTTTGGAGAATCTACCGAAAGAAGATACATGCAATTTGAACAAAACCTCAGTCATTTTCAAATATGGAGGTTCTTGAATAAGAACAGGTACAATATATTAAGCATGTATTACCTGGGCAATGCTAGAGAATTCACTCCCCTGATCCAAATTGAAAGCCTCCAGTACGATACTGCGAGCCATTGTGGGACTGTGACGACGAGCAGAATTTGATGCAGCAGCTGTAAGATTTTGACATTTCGAAGAAAATAGAAGTTATTACGATAGAAAAGGTTGGTATTTTGGAAGAGAATTATCGAGGGGAAATTCCTTATTTGACACTTCCTTAAAATCGGCTTCCCTATTTGGCCCTGGAATTTTCTTTCTTCACAATTTGAAACTTGGTCTAAATTTCTTTCCTAACAGGACACTATAGTGCATTTGAGCACTAACAGTGTTAAATAGGAACTTGTAAAGGCTCTTTTGCCTGTAATGAATTATGTGACAAAAAAAAACTCTATAGGTCAAAAGCAACACAGTGTTGTAACATATTTGACCAAACGAGACACGTACAGATGGTCATGAACTGGTTTTATTTTAGAAAAAAAAACTTTGACAATGACCATATGAGCGTTGGCAGCTTTTTGCCGCGACGCAACTTTGTGCTCTCTCGCCCCGGAAGCAATGCATGTTTTAGTAGTATTAGTACtctagggcgcgtttggtagggcCCTTTTTTGCATGGGCTGAGAAGGGAAACGGGCCGTTTGGTTGCCTGAAGACAACCGTGTTGTTGCCCGAACCGGGTTTTAAAGCACCTCCGGGACAGGCCATAGAGGAACGCCAGGAATGGCAGTGGAGCCTGACCCGTTGTCGCGATAAGGTtgcacgcgtggggaagggagaTGGAAACGCCTCGTCCCTTCTGGAACACGCGCCATAACTAGCCTCACCGCCCCCCTCTCCTTCTCACTCACGTCTTCACTctcaccaccccccccccccccccaaactgtcacatcaccAAGGCGGTTGCTCTACCGCCGAAAAAATCCGCCGCACCGCCGCAAGGAGGAACAGTGGGACCGAAGGAGGAGACAACGGCGAGAAGCACAGCAACATCGGCCGGAACCTGCACCGCGCTCTTCACCGGCATCTCAAGTTTAGGCGCGAACTCGAGCTCGTCTAGAACAATGGCGGTGAGGTCCTCTTCCTCTTACATACATCGTCGTTGTGTGACAACAGGCCATGCTTGAGCATTTGCGACCACATGCAGATTAGATGTGCTAGGGTTTCCATTCGAATTGGGTTCGGATAGACGATTGCTTGCTGTTTGGTCGATTTCTTGGTGTGATTTGCTTAGATCTGTTAGTGTAATCTGCAATCGCGGTAGATCCTTTGTAGATTGGACTAAGATTGGTCAAACTGTCAGATTTTAATGTGCATGCAAAGAGGGGAAGGGTTTTTTGTGTTGGGGTTTTGCATGTTGTGATTGTTGTGCCAAAGATTAAGCTGAGTTGCGCTAGTTTGTTCAGACGCAAGAGGAGATAGACGACTTGAAGAACGAGGTTGCTCTGCTCAAGAATCTGCAGAGAACTCAAGCACAAGTTAGGAGGGCTAAGAAACACGAATGGGAGGCAGGCTTTAGTGGCTGAAAAGAGAAAGCTATAGTATGACATATACGATCTGCTCCAAGTGAATTGCAATCAAGGATAAGCTCAAGAGGAACAGGGCTATTTGTGATGAGTGATGAATGTGTTGTATATGTAGTGTAGGAGATTCTGCTAATGGTTGAGCTAGGTAGAATTTGTAATGTACCCTAAGTAGCATTTGTAATGTACCCTAAGTACCACTCGTAATGTACTCTATTTGAACTggtacttgtgttgtttgtaatgaGATTCAGCTAATGGTTGAGCTAGGTAGAATTTGTAATGTACCCTAAGTAGCATTTGTAATGTACCCTAAGTACCACTCATAATGTACCGTAAGTACCACTCGTAATGTACTCTATTTGATCTGGTACTTGTGTTGTTTGTGATTGAACTAGGCCGATGATTATAACCAAGGATCATAGAGGATatgattgatcagaacctatggcaAGACTGAACATGACCATGCCATTGGTTTTGATTAAACATCTCCTCCATATGTCTTCATATTATGAGGCCTATGGTACCTTGCTTTGCATGTttctgcattggccaatgattcaacaatggcacaacggaaggcaagatgctgccctcaaacttaattgtgtgtgCCTATCTTTGCATGCTAGACTTTGTTTGCGGACAATCCCTTTGCCTGCCGTGTGACACAATATATGAGGCCTCTATTTGGTTTGTCTTCTGCATTGGGCAATGATTCAACAATGGCACAACGGAAGGCAAGGTGCTGCCttcaaacttagtcatgtgtgccattttccttgcacactagacttagtttggggaCTTTTGCCTGCAGTGTGACCAAATGTATGAGGCCTCTTCTGGTTTTTCTTCTGcgttggccaatgattcaacaatgGCACCATGGAAGGCAAGGTggtgccctcaaacttagtcatgtgtgccacAATCGTTGCACACTACACTTAGTTTGTGGCCACTCCCTATACCTGCATTTTGGCCTGCCTTCTGACCCAATGTATGAGGCCTTTTGTGCTTCTTCAACTCTGCATTGGCCTCTGATTCAACAATGGCACAACGGAaggcaaggtgctgccctcaaacttagtcgtgtATGTCACattacttgcacactagacttagtttgagggCAGTCCCTTGAGCTGTCGTGTGAGCCAATGTATGAGGCCTCACTAATGTTTTAATATTTTTCATGTCTGTTTTCATCTATACTTGTGAGCAGCCACACCTCTAATGGCATGTGTTCTTGTTGCAGACTGAGAAGATCATGCTTGGGTCACCTGCTGAGGTTCCCGATGAGGGATCGTCGAAGAAGCATCGAGGAAGGCCAGCTAACGTCGGCCACTTCCACGACGAGGTAGGGCCGAACCAATTCCCCCGCATCATCTTCAAGCCCACCTTCGTCCGGCTCTCGATCCTGAAAAGTTCTTCCAGTGGTTCGAACCCATCCGTTCGAACATCATCGTCCGCAGCAACCCTGGATGCAGCTGGAGGATGACTACGAGGAGAGAAGGCAATGACGCATTCATCGACCAGGGGTGGCTGGGCTTTGCCATCGCCCATCAGCTCAAGGTAGGCCAGTTCGTCACCTTCAAGAAGGTGTCCTCCTTCGAGTACCGtgtggtcatcttcgaccacACCTGGCGATGCCACCAGGTTTATCGTCTTCAAAGATCATGTCTGAAGCTCACCTGGTATTGTGTCGTGTCTAGTGTCTAATGGTGTCTGAACAAGTGTCATGTCGTCTCCTGAACTATGGTGAAACTAATACGTAGCGTCTATGATCACTGCTAAGAGGTAACGGTAACCAGAAGCGCATTTTGGGTTGCAAACAAACAACAGGGGCGCCGTTCTGGGCTGCTACTTGGCCTTAAAACCGACCTACCAAATGGCCAAAGTCCATATCTCCACGGGCCAAAAACACTATGCGCATGCGACCAAACGAGAGGCCTTTTCTGGCCCGTGGCCCGTCTAGAACGCGCAGAGGCGTTCTTCACACTAGCGCAGTGGTGCAAGAATTCGgcccaggctaccaaacgcgcccctaCAGAATTACTTCTACTACAGAAAAATCCCAAGAGAAAAAATCAAACTCATGACCAGACCAACATACAGATACAATAGCCGATCAACAATTAGCCAGTAATCCATCAGCTAGAACACAAATTATTTATCCAATCGGAAGCCGGGATAACTGGTAACAAAGCCTAATCAGCCTGACCATGTTCTGTAGTACCAAATAAGTTTCACCTCTGAACTCTTAAGTACTACTAGATGTGAATTAGTTTGCAGTGCACGCGCTGTGCGGTCATCGGCACAACACAATCACCATCCAGAGCACCGCCCACAGGCACGGAGCCTGCCAGCCGCCGCTTGGGACTCCAGCACGTCGCCAGTAGGGCTAAGTGTGAACGGAACTCAAGAAAGGGACGGGAAGCGGATAGTTCGATTGATTCATTATCTCTTGTTCGATTAGGTTTTTTTCCTCCTTCCAACAGACGTAACGCCAACAACAGCAGTGTCATTCAGGAAAGGGACGGGAAGCGGATAGTTCTATTGATTCATTATCTCTTGTTCGATTAGGTTTTTTTCCTCCTCCCAACAGACGTAACGCCAACAACAGCAGTGTCATTCCGGGAAGAAAACTAAGTTTAGATCAAAAATTGGGAAGAAAAAAAATTCTACAGCCAAATAGGGAAGCCAATTTTAAGGTACTGTCAAATAAGGAATTTTCTCAATCATGGGAGAGTGCCTTCCTAAGATACATAATGAAACCATATTGCTAATGTGCCGTAAATGTTATGCCACAGGCTGTAACAATCTAAAGATGGTCACGGCGGAAGCATCTACAGTCATCCATAGTATTTACAGAATGGTCACATGCAATACATGATAAAATTTGTCTACAATGGTGGATGCTACACACTACATACTATTGTATCTGTATTTGGCCACTATACCACTGGAACTGTATGTGCCAATATAGACCAAACCTATGTCAAGACACAAAAAGAGGGTAATAACATCATGCAAGAAATTCGACACATGGCAGGAACTGACTTATGACTGGCAACCTTTTTTCCCACACATCATGCAAGTATTCAAAGACTTTTTTTCTCAAACACAAGTATTTCACAGACACCAAACTTAAGAAGAAAACAGCACATGAAAACAAAAATAGCCACAGATACgaagatattcatgtttaaaaaaaAAGTTCCACTAGAGTTTTGATCATCTTCAAAATAGTCAATAAAAACATCCATACTCTACAATCTCACAAACCTTCATTTCCTGCATTTCCTGATGTAGCTGGCTGGCCAGGTTGTCTAACAACAAGATGCAGTGTATGGCCATCTTCAACATCTAAAAACTACTGTGAAGGAGTAGCATATAGAAGGTCAATCTAGGTACAACTTAGAACACAACAATATCAATTTTGGCATAATCCAATTAAGATTTTAGTTGGGTTTTAGCAACTTCTTCGGACAGGGGAATAAAGACATGAGTGAAGAATTCGTCTTTGAGGCTTTGCTTAATGGTAGACACAAATAATATAAGGAAAGAAATGATGTCAATTGGTTGACTAATGAAAATTTAAGACCAAAAAAAAATATAAGAATACATTCAGAAGTACACAAGGATACGATATGCAGAGAGAAGTTCATCATCCTTTAAGACTCTTCCACGACAAATCAGACGTTGATGTTCAGACAATATCCCAGTTACGGTAGCTATTTTGTCCTTTAGCAAAGGAACTGGCACCTGTAACAAGACAAACGATTAACATGATCTTACGATTTGGCATATTTAGAGAGGATAACAATGCCATCAGCTATTCAAAACATAATGCAATGCATCATATGTTTTCAACATTGCACTATGCATAGCTTTCATTACTCGCATTCAAAATAGATGGAGAAATAAAGCTAATGCTTACGCGCTAAGAAGTTGCAAAACTGATTAGAATGTTATTACTACTCATTTCCTCGTTGTCACTCCAACAGGTATTTCATATGTGATAATTCTTGCATCAGGTTTAGGCACAGAAGTTATGTTTGCATGGTAGTGCTGTACAGTTATACAGTTGGCACTATACCTGTCATTTCGTTCTCCCTGTATCACGGTAAATAGTGGTCCTAGAATTGAGATTCATGCATAGAATGTGAATACAGCTACAAGGAGCGAGGGTTGGCAAGCCATGCACAAAGGACTAGAGGGGAAGAAGGTTGGGGACAAGGATTAGATATTGAATACTCGTTCATTCATAATCGGTAAGGGTACATGGTGTCCCTTTTTTATAGGGAAGATTCAACTTGACATCTAAGAACAGAATCCCGACTTTCCTAACAAATCATATATTTATCTTCCTAACTAAACCATTCTCGTTCATACATAATCAATAAGGGTAAATGCTGTCCCTTTttgtagtgaagattcaacttgacACCTAAGAACAGAATCCCAACTTTCGTAACGAATCATATATTTATCATCCTATCTAAACCAATCTCTTTCCTGATTAAATAGATATCGATATACTAATAATCTACTACTCCGTATCATTATCACCATATTTAATTGACCACAATACTGTTCAGGCAAACTGTTCACATAAAAGTAATTCCTGCATGTGGTGACTGCTTGGTGGTAAACCTGCGCCACTGGACAGTGATCCAAGCCCAGAAACATCATTTATGCAGCAAAGACACCACCCTGTATAGAGCACAGGATGTGGTTCTTCCTTTCTGCTGTCGGAAATGCTTGGGACTGCGAGAATACAGCATAGTTCAACTGATTACTTATTAACCAGGTAATGACAATTCCAAGTGTGTGCTTTGTGCTGAACACCTCACCACAGAGGGACCCGGTTGAACACACATTCACAATGCAATTCAGAAAAATATCTAAGCAATTAATTCCTAGGGTTTGCTGAGCAGCCTCTTATATTTGCTGTATATCATACTTTTAGTGAAAATTAATTTAATTTAACAAATGATTTATGTTTTACTCAGCAGATACCCTGATCACAACGTCCTCAAAAAGAGTTGTTCGCACTCGATAAACTAGAAAAAAGGCCCATAGGAAGAATACGAGATCTTTTCGAGAATACTCTGAATCGTAGAATACGAGAGCCCTATGAAGTACATATAATACTGCTAAATCAAGATAATCTTAGAAAACAATAATAGGAAAAAGGAACTAATTGCAACCTCTAATGTTTGGCACAAAGACATAGTATTAAACGACGTCCAACCAACATATTACTCAATTTAAAAAGGTGATGTATGGATGTACTGGTGTGTTATCAAAATTACTTAAGGAGACTAGAGCAAATTTCACATACAGTTATCTATAATGTCTTGTCAGGATCAGGATGTAACAGTAATTTGTTCTGAATAAAAACAGGAGGACATCAAAGGAAACCCCAACGATTGTGAATAAATATTGCATAGAGATAGCCAAGAGTTTCCGACGAAAAGCATAAAACAACAAAAGCAATGCAAATAACACATCATTTGTTGCCAGAGAGCAACTTAACCGAGCTTCCAATTTGAACATGCATTACCAACTTACACATTTGTTTACACGCAAATTGTATGTTTGAGAATCCAAGGTTTTAATCTTGATCTCTATTGTAGTCTCAGAACCCTCCGCACACTGTGGCATCTGTACATCTGAAGAGTTACACTCCATAATAATCTCCTGAaatgaagaaaaaaaatgaaTTACTAGAAACAAGTGACAATTGATAAGTATGATGTACGAATGACATGAAGAAACGAAAATC
It includes:
- the LOC127300972 gene encoding ubiquitin-like domain-containing protein CIP73 isoform X3 gives rise to the protein MECNSSDVQMPQCAEGSETTIEIKIKTLDSQTYNLRVNKCVPVPLLKDKIATVTGILSEHQRLICRGRVLKDDELLSAYHVEDGHTLHLVVRQPGQPATSGNAGNEAAASNSARRHSPTMARSIVLEAFNLDQGSEFSSIAQILQSMLTSPLALGGSAPSDTRPSEPTQSSFLHGLRAELDQQQPSLLFPEAALGSSQPNVIPDSLTTISQYINFMRDSFRSEGFNGNAQTVDNSEPRTMQRAHVGGNQNQQNQPDSVSAQHGLPTAASLAENMQSTRQLVDLAGALLSQLSTQLEDLGNVTDSATRSNIQQSAMRHGVLLQNLGSLLLELGRTTMMLRINPVPSEAVINSGPAVFISPSGPNPLMVPPVPFFPGPRSVQMGPVFSSLGSQGSVLQPRGADIHVRASGSVPVASTDPSESVGAQPAQENTDRTGNGSHSNVREAFARVAAVGAQPAQENTDRTGNALHSNVREAFARVAGGAPFAVGSGVRLVPLRTVVAVPAGISRPPSGSSSGGVGVIYPVVTRIQQRVNTNGSDARNGQTPNVPDNSDTHANLQLNPQPSEAHESGMILKMHTAKMLVGWLWRSSGLNWENVKGYFGYPVDGTSGHGKSVPNFHCFDITCVLVWLNCLLCQVNKFWHQIS